GACGTCACTTCCTGTGGAGATCATGATGATCCCGACTAGTGTATCCCAGTGATCCAGTCTGTACATCCGTGTTTGTGCCGCTTCCAGGGGCCGCCGCCGGGGCCTGCTGCCACATTGTCCACGTTTCCTCTCTTTTACATTTCTTCATATTTTGGATCAAACAgaatttacagtttttctcttatttctgTAAATTGAATCTTTGAATTTTGACTGTTGACTCAGAACGACGCCTGAAGACGTCCCCTCACACCTTTTCACACTGTTGATGAATTCACAGCTGGATCTGCAGTGATTACTGTCATGAAATGGACTCATGGTCTATAAGACACAACGAGAGCGAGTTAAatccacattttatttttgaagtgaATCtttgccacttcctgtttacgCCCCTAAATGCCCCCACACGTTCAAACATCTGCATCATATGaacacagtgagacagatgGAGCGATGAGAGCTAACACctgactgctttctgttttctgactgGTCCGTGTGTTTCCAGGGAGACGATCTGCCGCGTGACCGGCGGGATGAAGgtgaaggcagacagagacgAGTCGTCTCCGTACGCTGCCATGTTGGCGGCTCAGGACGTCGCTCAGCGCTGCAAAGAGCTCGGAATCACAGCGCTGCACATCAAGCTGAGAGCCACCGGAGGCAACAGGTACCGcacgcctgtctgtctgtctgcgcgtctgtctgtctgtctgtctgtctctctctctctctgcacccctgtctgtctgcctgtctgtctgtctgtctgtctctctgcgcgtctgtctgtctgtctgcgtgtctCTCTGCacgtctgcctgcctgcctgtctgtctgtctctctgcacgcctgcctgcctgcctgtctgtctgcacgcctgtctgtctgcactcctgtttgtctgtctgtctgcatgcacgcctgtctgtctgcactcctgtttgtctgtctgtacgtctgtctgtctgcatgcacGCCTGtttgcctctctgcctctgtctgtctgcgcgcctgtctctctctctgcactcctgtttgtctgtctgtctgtctgcatgcacgcctgtctgcctgcctgtctgtctgtctctctgcacgtctgcctgtctgtctgcacacctgcctgtctgtctgtctgtctgtctgtctgtctgtctgcctgcctgcctgtctctctgtctgtctgtgtttgtggtctCACTCAGCTTCCTGCTGGTTTTTGGTTTCAGGACTAAGACTCCTGGACCTGGAGCTCAGTCTGCTCTCAGAGCTCTGGCTCGCTCCGGCATGAAGATCGGACGCATCGGTGAGTCCaccgcacgcacgcacgcacgcacgcacgcacacacacacacacacacaggtgatcagatgtgtttacctgcagctgatctgagaTCAGTCAGTGCTAGCATCAGCTCAGGTGTGCAGAGTCTGAACCGTGACGCTTTATTGGttatttgttttcatacagaGCTAAAAGTATTGACATTGAAGTACTTGTACCACACTGTAATACTCTTCAGAGTAAAGTTCTGTTCAAAGTACTCAAAGTACTGTGTACAGAAACATGTGCAGTTAAAAAGGTTAAATATTCTGACTAAATATTGAACCTTTTTAAGACTGTAGCTGTAAAAGCCTGCCGcgtttgacttcctgtttcttcttgtttcttcttcGTGTGTTGCATCAGAGGACGTCACTCCGATCCCGTCAGACTCCACCCGGAGGAAGGGCGGACGCCGCGGTCGCCGTCTGTAAACTGCAGCAAGTTTTTCTGACAATAAAAATCTCcaagtcagtctgtctgtcgcGAGTCTGTAttcacagctgatctctgatcAGTGATCAATCATTTCAGCCATATAATGAATAGAGGACAACCTGGAGCCTGCTCCTGCAGGATCTG
Above is a genomic segment from Chelmon rostratus isolate fCheRos1 chromosome 14, fCheRos1.pri, whole genome shotgun sequence containing:
- the rps14 gene encoding 40S ribosomal protein S14 — translated: MAPRKGKEKKEEQVISLGPQVAEGENVFGVCHIFASFNDTFVHVTDLSGKETICRVTGGMKVKADRDESSPYAAMLAAQDVAQRCKELGITALHIKLRATGGNRTKTPGPGAQSALRALARSGMKIGRIEDVTPIPSDSTRRKGGRRGRRL